From a single Pleurodeles waltl isolate 20211129_DDA chromosome 10, aPleWal1.hap1.20221129, whole genome shotgun sequence genomic region:
- the BHLHA15 gene encoding class A basic helix-loop-helix protein 15 — MKSKAKMRKQRTVADAVDLPDDEPTAGQFEVLKRSDYKEKAKGNVKEMGRVAVKRKKHPSKVKEHTTRRLESNERERQRMHKLNNAFQALREVIPHVRAEKKLSKIETLTLAKNYINTLTATVLNLSNGFLPAKEGNSSASGGKLYKHYQKHNGDDESDEQLKKYSTQIHSFRQGS; from the coding sequence ATGAAGTCAAAAgctaaaatgaggaaacaaaggacTGTAGCTGACGCAGTGGATCTTCCGGATGACGAACCAACAGCGGGTCAGTTTGAAGTACTGAAACGTTCAGACTACAAGGAAAAAGCCAAAGGAAATGTAAAAGAGATGGGCAGAGTGGCCGTGAAGCGCAAGAAACACCCATCTAAGGTAAAGGAGCACACCACACGGCGACTGGAAAGCAATGAACGTGAAAGGCAGCGTATGCACAAACTCAACAACGCCTTCCAAGCTTTGCGTGAAGTAATTCCTCACGTCAGAGCAGAGAAGAAGCTGTCTAAAATTGAAACACTCACATTGGCAAAGAATTATATTAACACTCTAACTGCTACTGTGCTTAATTTGTCCAATGGATTTTTACCTGCAAAAGAAGGTAACAGCTCTGCAAGTGGGGGCAAACTTTACAAACATTACCAGAAACACAATGGAGACGATGAGAGCGATGAACAGTTAAAAAAATACTCTACACAGATCCACAGCTTCCGACAAGGTAGCTAA